In the Sulfobacillus thermosulfidooxidans DSM 9293 genome, TTTAACCGTGAATATGAACCATGTCACGAGCGTGTTACAAAGCCAGGTGGAAATGCGGGTCTTTATCAAAGCCCACGTGCCCCGTGCTCAAGAAATGGCATTACTGGCGCACGCCGAACATTGGCCAGGCGTAAGAAAAATCCAGTTTTTTACCAAACAACAAGCGGCAGCCCAGCTCAAAAAAGAATTTCCCAACCAGCAAGATTTGCTTACTTTGATATCCAAATCCAACCCTTTATTTGATGGGTATAATGTGTATACGGAAAATCCTCAGCAAATTCCCGGGCTCGCTAAACGCTTTGACCATGAAAAAATTGTGCATAATGTAGTTTATGAGGGGCAAGTTGTTAACCGCTTATCCCGCCTTTCGGTTGTTTTAAAGTGGGTGGGCTGGGGCATTGAATTTTTATTAGGTTTGGCAACGCTCTTCATTATCGTCAATACGATTCGTTTGGCCGTCTTTGCCCGTAGACGGGAAGTGGCGGTCATGAAATTGGTGGGGGCAACCGATTGGTTTATTCGCTGGCCATTTGTGTTAGAGGGATTAGCCCTCGGCCTCGTTGGGGCGGTGGTGGCGGATATTGTTGTCGCCCAAGGTTATCACTGGCTTCTTGTTGAGGCGAGTAACGCGTTGCCATTTTGGCCCATGGCACCGTTTCAGCAAGTGATGCATAAGACGGTAGACTTTACCTTGATTGGAGGGCTTTTGGTCGGCGGGTTGGCGAGCCTAGTGGCGCTTAGACGGTTCTTGCGCGTCTGAGTTTTGATAACGCGTGGTATAATGGCAGGGAGAAACTAAGGGAGGAACCCGATGCGTTTTCCCAAATGGGGTCTTTGGCTGAGCGCGACACTCGTGTTAATGGCGGGATCCTCAGTCGGAACTTGGTATTGGTTAACCCAAGTCGAACCAGGCGTCCGTATTCCTGCCAGCATGCGGAACAACAAGGAATTCGCGCAATTTGTCCAAACGTACCAATTAATTCGGAGTAAAACCATTTGGTCAAATAGTCCCCATCAATTATTAGTCGGTGCAATTAATGGGATGGTGGGGACTTTACATGATCAATTCTCGAATTATTTGTCGCCCTCTAGCACGAAGAATTTTAATGCATTGCTTAATCCAACATTCACCGGGATCGGAATCGAGGTCGAACCCGAGGCCCATGACTTGCGTATTATGCAAGTCTTTTCGCATTCGCCAGCGGCGTTAGCGGGCCTCAAACCGGGCGAACTGATTGTGGATGTCAACCATACTTCAGTGGCCAGCATGAATCCCATCCAAGCCCTAAGCCGGATTCGAGGACCGGTGAATACGTATGTGACTTTAACGGTAGAAGATCACAATCAACTTCAAACACACCGGATTGAACGGGAGAAAATCGCGTTACCCACGGTGTTTAGTCAAATGATGCCACACCATATTGCCTATATGAACATCACAGAATTCGGCAATAACACGGGGCAAGAGGCTACTCAACAGTGGCACCAGTTACTCCGCCAAGGTGCGCGGGGATTACTATTGGATTTGCGCAATAACCCAGGAGGCGAAGTGTCTCAAGCCTTGCAAGTGGCCAATCTGTTTGTTCCCAAAGGTCCTGTGGTGACTTTAAAATTTAAAAATCCAGAACAGGACCAAACTCTCAATTCGGACGGGCCGGGGACATCTGTTCCCATCGTGGTACTGGTCAACGGGCAGACTGCATCCGCCGCAGAAATATTGTCGGCAGCTATTCAAGAGCGGCAGGGTGGTCTTTTAGTCGGAACGAGAACATATGGCAAGGGCATTGTGCAACAGGTCTTATCCTTGCCCGGACATGCCGCGTTAAAACTGACGGTGGCGCGCTATTACACACCCAATGGTCAGTACATTGAGCATGTGGGGCTCGCCCCGAATGTCTATGATCCTGAACCCATTGATGTGGTGCCATCTAATAATCCCAACCAGGATCCCCAATTGCAAAAAGCCATCACGGTTCTCCTTCAGCATATGGCACATCGGTAAGTGTTTGAGAAAGGATAAAGGATGGGCGTATTTCAATTAGTCAGTCCCTATGAACCTCAGGGTGACCAACCCAAAGCCATTGATGCCTTGGTGCGCGGCATTCAACAGAATTTCAGTCAGCAAGTTCTATTGGGTGTTACGGGTTCAGGCAAGACTTTTACCATGGCGAATATCATCGCGCGTGTGAATCGGCCGACGTTGGTCATGGCGCCAAACAAAACCTTAGCCGCACAATTAGCGGGAGAGCTCAAAGCCTTCTTTCCCCACAACGCGGTCGAGTATTTTATTAGTTATTATGACTATTACCAGCCGGAAGCCTACGTGCCTCAAACCGATCTGTATATTGAAAAAGATTCGCAGATTAATGACGAAATCGATAAACTGAGACACTCGGCGACCTCGGCCTTACTCGAACGGCCTGATGTCATTATTGTGGCGAGCGTGTCTTGTATCTATGGTTTAGGGTCTCCTGAGGATTACCGGGAATTGGTGTTGTCACTGAGGGTCGGCATGGAACGGGAACGCGATAGCATTTTACGCAAGTTAGTGGAAATTCAATATGATCGTAATGATGTCAATTTTGTCCGTGGCAAATTTCGTGTCCGCGGTGATGTCATCGAAATCTTTCCGGCTAACCAAAGCGAGCAAGCGATTCGTGTGGAAATGTTTGGGGACGAAATTGAACGCATTCGCGAATTTGATCCCCTTACGGGAGAAATCATTGGCGACCGGGATCATGTCGCGATTTATCCGGCGTCCCACTATGTTATGGGTCAAGATCGGTTAAGACCGGCCATTTTGAGCATTCAACAGGAATTAGACGAGCGACTTAAAGAATTAAAAGATTTAGGCAAAGATCTTGAGGCGCAGCGGTTGGAACAACGTACGCGCTATGATTTGGAAATGTTGGAAGAAGTCGGCTTTTGTTCAGGGATTGAAAATTATGCGAGGCATTTCACCGGGCGTCCTCCCGGTGCACCGCCGTACACACTCTTAGATTATTTTCCGCATCCCTTTTTAACCATTATTGACGAATCCCATGTCACCGTGCCCCAGATTCGGGGCATGTATGCCGGGGATATTTCGCGAAAAACGACCTTAGTCGAGCATGGATTTCGTTTGCCCTCAGCTTTGGACAATCGCCCGTTGCGTTTTGATGAATTTTTACACAGTATTGATCAAGTGATTTATGTATCAGCCACTCCCGGCCCTTACGAATTACAAGTGGCAGAACAAGTCGTGGAGCAGATTGTCCGGCCGACAGGGCTCGTCGACCCGCCTATTGTGGTAAAGCCCACAACAGGACAAATTGACGATTTGTTGGCGGAAATTCGTCAGCGTGTCTTGAAATCCCAGCGCGTGTTGGTTACGACTCTGACCAAGCGAATGGCGGAAGATTTGACCGAATACCTGCGAGAAAACCAGGTGCGGGTTCGTTATCTCCATTCCGATATTGATGCGCTCGAGCGGATGGCGATTATTCGTGACTTAAGGCTCGGGGAGTTTGATGTATTGGTGGGTATTAACTTGTTGCGGGAAGGACTAGACCTGCCCGAAGTGGGATTAGTGGCCATTTTAGATGCTGACAAAGAAGGCTATTTGCGGTCGGTCACGTCTTTGGTGCAAACGATTGGACGCGCTGCGAGAAACTTGGAAGGGCAAGTGATTATGTATGCAGACAAAATCACCGACTCGATGCGCAAGGCTATTGACGAAACCGACCGACGGCGTGCGATACAAAAAGAATACAACGAGATCCATCACATTACGCCTAAAGGCATTGTGAAAGAAGTGCGGGATGTCATCCAAGCGACAAAGGCTGTGGACGAGACAACCGATAGTGGTAAATCGATTAAAGAGATGACCCTGCGGGAACGGATGGAATTAGCCAGGAAGTTGCGGAAAGAAATGAAAGAAGCTAGCCGCAATTGGGAATTCGAACGAGCGGCTATGTTGCGGGATATGCTCATGGAACTCGAAAATGAGCGGCCAATTAAGGCCGTGTCGGGAGGGAAGAAGAAAGACCATGGCTAAGCATGTGATTGCCATTCACGGAGCACGGCAACACAATTTAAAGAACATTTCCGTGGACATCCCCCGTGACAAATTAGTTGTTATTACGGGCGTTTCGGGATCGGGAAAATCTTCCTTAGCATTTGATACCATCTATGCCGAAGGCCAAAGACGCTATGTGGAGTCCTTGTCGAGTTATGCGCGTCAATTCT is a window encoding:
- the ftsX gene encoding permease-like cell division protein FtsX, whose amino-acid sequence is MSLSSVWYITKETGRNLIHNAWMTLASVSTVAISMFVLSFFLVLTVNMNHVTSVLQSQVEMRVFIKAHVPRAQEMALLAHAEHWPGVRKIQFFTKQQAAAQLKKEFPNQQDLLTLISKSNPLFDGYNVYTENPQQIPGLAKRFDHEKIVHNVVYEGQVVNRLSRLSVVLKWVGWGIEFLLGLATLFIIVNTIRLAVFARRREVAVMKLVGATDWFIRWPFVLEGLALGLVGAVVADIVVAQGYHWLLVEASNALPFWPMAPFQQVMHKTVDFTLIGGLLVGGLASLVALRRFLRV
- a CDS encoding S41 family peptidase, with the protein product MRFPKWGLWLSATLVLMAGSSVGTWYWLTQVEPGVRIPASMRNNKEFAQFVQTYQLIRSKTIWSNSPHQLLVGAINGMVGTLHDQFSNYLSPSSTKNFNALLNPTFTGIGIEVEPEAHDLRIMQVFSHSPAALAGLKPGELIVDVNHTSVASMNPIQALSRIRGPVNTYVTLTVEDHNQLQTHRIEREKIALPTVFSQMMPHHIAYMNITEFGNNTGQEATQQWHQLLRQGARGLLLDLRNNPGGEVSQALQVANLFVPKGPVVTLKFKNPEQDQTLNSDGPGTSVPIVVLVNGQTASAAEILSAAIQERQGGLLVGTRTYGKGIVQQVLSLPGHAALKLTVARYYTPNGQYIEHVGLAPNVYDPEPIDVVPSNNPNQDPQLQKAITVLLQHMAHR
- the uvrB gene encoding excinuclease ABC subunit UvrB, with translation MGVFQLVSPYEPQGDQPKAIDALVRGIQQNFSQQVLLGVTGSGKTFTMANIIARVNRPTLVMAPNKTLAAQLAGELKAFFPHNAVEYFISYYDYYQPEAYVPQTDLYIEKDSQINDEIDKLRHSATSALLERPDVIIVASVSCIYGLGSPEDYRELVLSLRVGMERERDSILRKLVEIQYDRNDVNFVRGKFRVRGDVIEIFPANQSEQAIRVEMFGDEIERIREFDPLTGEIIGDRDHVAIYPASHYVMGQDRLRPAILSIQQELDERLKELKDLGKDLEAQRLEQRTRYDLEMLEEVGFCSGIENYARHFTGRPPGAPPYTLLDYFPHPFLTIIDESHVTVPQIRGMYAGDISRKTTLVEHGFRLPSALDNRPLRFDEFLHSIDQVIYVSATPGPYELQVAEQVVEQIVRPTGLVDPPIVVKPTTGQIDDLLAEIRQRVLKSQRVLVTTLTKRMAEDLTEYLRENQVRVRYLHSDIDALERMAIIRDLRLGEFDVLVGINLLREGLDLPEVGLVAILDADKEGYLRSVTSLVQTIGRAARNLEGQVIMYADKITDSMRKAIDETDRRRAIQKEYNEIHHITPKGIVKEVRDVIQATKAVDETTDSGKSIKEMTLRERMELARKLRKEMKEASRNWEFERAAMLRDMLMELENERPIKAVSGGKKKDHG